TCCAAAAAGACAGAAGCCGCTAAAGTCTAAAAACAGTCCGGAATTGGTGTAATCATTGGGTCACAATCCCGGTCTGCCCGAGGCTTCCGGGGCATCACCCATGGCTGCGCGCTCCGCCGGCGGGGGAGGACCGCCCGCCCGGCGCTCTACTCGCCCGGCACATAGTGGTAGGTGCGGACCTTGTATTGGATGTCGAGTTTCGGATTTTCCAGAAGGCGGATCATTTCCGCCCCCGCGAGCAACACGGGGCCATAGCCGTGCGTCACGTAGGGACTCACGGGGCGATTGTAGTAATAGACGTGATCGCTGGCAAAGGTCGTGCCGACGCAGGTGCCTTCGACCTGCCCGCGGGAGTTGACTTGCTGCGCGACGGCAATCCAGCCGGCTTGCGCCACCGAGCCGTAGCTCACGGGGCTTATCCATCCGCGATTGATGGCGCGGGCGATGCCATACACAAACATGGCCGAGGCGGAGGTTTCGAGGTAGGAATCGTTCTTGTCGAGCATCTGGTGCCAGAGGCCCGCGCCGGACTGGAGTTTGGCGACGGCATGGATGTGTTTGCGCAGGTAATCCAGGATTTGCGCGCGCCGCGGATGCTCCGCCGGAAGCACGTCGAGGAGTTCCACGGTCGCCATCATGGCCCAGCCGTTGGCGCGCCCCCAGTAGAATTCGGGATTGTCGGGCTGGTTGGCATTCCATCCGTGGGCGTAGAGCCCGGTTTTCTCGTCGAAAAGTTTTCCAGAAAATTGCACGACCTGCCGCGCCGCGTCATCGAGCCAGGCGGGATCGCCGGCGAGAACGCCCATTTGCGCGAGCGCGGGGATGCTCATGTAGAAATCGTCGCTCCAGAGGGATGACGGCTGGGGGCGCTGCCGGGCGAGCGTGCCGTCGGGAAGACGGTATTGTTTGTGCGCGATAAAATCCATCCAGCCATCGATGACGGGCTTCAGGTCGGGGCCGACGCCGGCGCGGCGCGCCTTGATGAGCGCCGCGCACATCGCGCCGCAGTCGTCGAGGGCGCGGGTGTGCAGGATGGCGCGGAAACTGTTCTTTTCGGGTTGCCCGAATTTCTCCGCCTGGGCGCGAAAGTAGGGCAATGCGTCGGCGATGAAGCGCATGTGCCGCTCGGTGAAGGCGGTGTATCTTTTGTCTCCGGTGACTTCCGCGCAGGAGAGCATACCGGCGTGGACGACGCCCATGGTGTAGTCAAAGTTGTAGAAATACCCGCCCTCGCCCCGGTCGGCGACGGCGGTGGCGACGGGTGCGGCTTGCCAGTCGGTTATCTGGTCGCCGGTCCTCCGGTCGACGATGCGCGTCGCCGCGGCCTGGTCGAGAAACCCGCGCACGCGGTCGAGGACGGCGGTGATTTCCTCGCGGGTGGGTTTTTGATAGGGAACAGGGTAGGTGCCCTCGGAGAGATCGTAGGTGGATTTGTTGTCGCGGTTGCGATACGGTCCGTCGGCGCGCGCGGGGGCGGCGGCCAGCAGCGAGAGCGAGGCGGAAACGACGGCGATGGCCAGGAGGGAGAAGGCCGGGAGGGGGATGGTTTGGGTGTGCATGGCGGATTGTGCGAAATGGAGAGAGGGAGGAATTTTCGATTCTCGATTCTCGATTTTCGATTGGGCGCTACCGCGCCGGTTTGCCCGCCGGAGCAGAAGCTCCCTCAATCGAAAATCCAAAATCGAGAATCGAAAATCCAATCACGCGGTGACGGTGAACTGGCGGAAGGCGGCGGAGTCTCCGGGCCGGGAATCCGGGAGAGCGGAGGCGAAGAGGCCGACCTTGGCGCCGACCCAGCGGCTCGATGTGGCCTGGAACACGCCGCCGATGGGAATGAAGGTTTTGCCGTCGTCGCTGCGGCTGAAACGGCATTCGGCGTGCGGGGTGACGGTGACGCGCAGAAACACCTCCGACGAGGCGACCCCGGCGGAGGCCACGATGTGCTCCCGCGCCGCCGCCTCGTGGGCGTCGTGACAGGTGACCAGGAGGAGCCGGAGCGCGCCGTCCTCGCGGCGGAGGCCGAGCCACGCGTAGTTGTATCCGAAAACCATGAGGCCGGCCGTGCCGCCCTCGCCCGAGGGCGCGAATCGCATCGCGACGGTGGCGGTGAACGCGGGGGCCGGGAATTTTTGCAAAAGCAGGTTCGGGCTCAGCCAGTGGGAATGCGGTTCGGGAGTCGGCACGCAGGCGAGGTGCAGGGTTTGCGCGGCGGTGTCGATGCGCGCCCATGCTTCGCGCGGGTTGGCCTGCCATTGCCATTGGCGTCCGAGCCGGGCCGACGAAAAATCGTCCGAGGTGGCGGGTTCGGCCGCGACCGCGGCCGTGTTCGCGGAGGAGGAGGAGGCCGTTCGCGGCATGGCATGGCGGAGCACGGGATGCCCCGGGGCGTCCCCTTCGGCGGCGGACCCGGCGGCGGTGCCCATGCGCGGCCAGTCGTCCTTGCCCCAAGTCATCGGCTGGAGGTGCACGACGCGTCCCATCGCGGGGATTTCCTGGAAATGGAGGAACCAGTGCTCGCCCAACGGCGTGTCCACCCAGGCCCCTTGATGGGGGCCGTTGACATGAGTGTTGCCGCGCTCGAGCGTGATGCGGTCCTCGTAGGGGCCGTCGATGTTGCGGGAACGGAACACCGCCTGATAGCCGGTGCCAACGCCGCCGGCGGGCGCGAAGATGTAATACCAGCCGTTTCGTTTGTAGAATTTCGGCCCCTCGATGGTATTCCAGCCGGGCATGGCATTGCCGTCTATGACCACCCGGCCCTCGTCGGCGACGGAAAGGCCGTCGGCGGCGAGCCGGTGAAGCGTGATGATGTTGCAAATGCCGGAGCGGCTTTTGGCCCAGCCATGCACGAGCCAGACCCGGCCGTCGTCGTCCCAGAGCGGGCACGGGTCGATGAGGCCCTTGCCTCCCTTGACGAGCACCGGGTCGCTCCACCCGCCGCGCGGGTCGCGCGCGGTGATGGCGTAGATGCCGAAATCTGGGTCCGGATAATAAATCCAGAACAGGCCCGCGTGGTGGCGGAGCGCGGGAGCCCACACGCCATGACCGTGGCGGACGCCGGAATAGTGTTTGCCCGGGACGAGCGCGGGCAGGGCGTGGTTGACGAGCGTCCAATTGACGAGGTCGCGCGAGTGCAGGACGGGCAGGCCGGGGACGTGGCAGAAACTGGATGAGATCATCCAGTAATCGTCGCCGACGCGGATGGCGTCGGGGTCGGAGTAATCCGCGTTGAGCACCGGGTTTTTATACGTGCCATCGCCGAGGTCGGGGCGCCACGCGGGCCGGGTTGGAGAAGGGGAGGGAGATGCGGTGGCTGAGTGCATAGGTCTAAATCATCGTGACGGGCCGGCCTGGCGGAACGGGCTCCATCCGTCGCCGAGCACGGCGGATGGCGTGATGGCGGCCGCCTCGGCGGCGGCGAGCTGGCGCGACCATGCGGCGCGCCGCGAGGCGTCCGCGCCGGGGCCGGTGTTGGCGTGCTCGGCGTAGCGCACCGTTTTTTCGGGCTCGGCGACTTTCCATTGCTGCCATCCTTCCGGGCGCACGCACGGGCCGAGTTCGCAGTTCATGAAGAGCGTCGCGGCGTGCTGGCGCCAGGGGCGGCCCAGGTAGGTTTTTATATTGTCGGCGGACGCGGTGACGCGGCAGCGGTTGAAAACATACCCGTGCGCCGCGTCGGCAGGCGTCGAGGCCGCGGTGATGTAGCCGTTGCCATCGACGCGGATGTCGCAGTTTTCGAACCACGCGGTGGCCCCGCCAAAAATGAAATCGACCGCCCCGGCGACAAGGCAGGCCTCGAAATACTGGCGTCCGCGATTGATTAAAATGGTGTCCTGCCAGCCGAGAAAGCGGCAGCGGCGAAAGGCGGCCCGATCGCCGTCCACGCGGATGGCGAGCGCCTGGCTGCCGGGGCCGAAGCTGTTTTCGACGGTGAGGTTTTCGAGCGTGAAGTCGTCGGCGTCGACTTGCATGGTCGCGGTGCGGAAGGTGCCGATGGGTTTGCCGTCGGGGCTGGGAAGATTGGCATTGAGCGCGGCGGTGATCACCGTGTTGCCGGCGTCCTCGCCGACGAGCCGCACGCCGCGCTTCTCCCGCTGCACATAGACGACCTCGCGGTAGGTTCCGGGCTTCACCAGAATCGTCCACGGCGCGCCGGCCGACGAGGTCTGCGGCGCCTTGTCGACGGCCTCCTGCACGGTGGCGTAATCACCCGTGCCGTCGGCGGCGACAACGGCGTCGGCGCGGGCGGCATGCAACGGACCGCGCGCGCATAAATCCCAAATCCCCAAATCCCAAATCCCAAAAAAACTCCAAAAGACCAAATTCCAAAAAAACAAAGAGCGGGCGGACGAGGGATTTCTTTGGGTTTTGTTCATTGGAATCTGTTTTTTGTGATTTGGAATTTTGTGATGTGGGATTTGGAGCGCGGCGGCCCTCGTCAGTTTTTGGGCGCGGTTGCATCCGCCTCCGGTGACTGCGGGATGCGCGGGACGAGGAGCTGGATGGCGATGAGCGAGAACACATACATCAGCGAGGCCCACGCGAAAACCAGCACGTAGCTGCCCGTCTTCTCAAGAATCTGGCTGGTCAACCAAGACACCACCCCGCCGGTGAAATACGTGACAAAACCGCCGAAGCCCACGACGGTGCTCACCGCTTTTTTCGGCAGGCAGTCCGACACGAAACTGAAAAGATTGGCCGACCAGCCCTGATGCGCGGAGCCGGCGATGCCGACGATGAGCACCGTAAGCCAGATGCCCGGCGCATAAGGCGCGAGAAACACCGGCACAACCGCGAGCGCGCAGACGAGCAGCGAGATTTTCCGGGCCGCGTTGATGCTCCAGCCGCGATCCATGAACTTGCCCGCGAGCCAGCCGAACACCACGCCGCCTACGGCCGCGAGCGCGTAAAAAATGCCTGTCCAGACACCAGTCGCCTGAAGCGGGAGGTGGTAGCGTTTATCAAGAAAATCGGGCAGGAAAAATTGATAAAAACCCCAGACCGGCCCGGCGAGGATACCGGCGATAATATAGGCCCAGACCGCGCGATACCCGAGCAGCACGCGCCAGCGCACGGGCTCCGCTTTTATTGCGACCCCGGACCGCGCGCCGGGCATTCCGCCCATGATATAGGCGCGCTCGGCATCGGAGACACGGCGGCTTTTTTCGGGCGATTCATACAAGAACCACCAGGCGACCAGCCACACAAAGCCGAGCGCCCCGGTGATGTAGAAAGTGGATTCCCAGCCCACATGCTTGAGCAGCCACGGCACACCGACCGGGCAGAGGACGGCGCCGACATTGGTGCCGGCGTTGAAAAGGCCCGTGGCGAGCGCTCGCTCGCGCTGCGGAAACCATTCCGCGACGGCCTTGATCGCGCCGGGAAAATTTCCGCCCTCGGTGAGACCCAGCGCGATGCGGGCCATCATGAAGCCGAGCGCCGTCGAAGGCAGCGCAAGCGTGGCCCAGAAGAAGCCTTTTTGCGCGAAGGAAAACCACGGGTAGGCCATGCTGAATCGCGCCTCGACCGGAATGAGGCCGCACAGGCCGTGCGCCATGGCCGCCAGGCTCCAGAAAAACACAAAGCCCGGCAGCCCGTAACGCACGCCGAAGCGCTCGATCAAGCGCCCGCCGATGAGGTAGCCGAAGGCGTAGGCGAAGCTGAACGCGGCGGTGATGACGCCGTAGTCGCTCTCGCTCCAGCCGAGCGCCTCGCTGAGCGGCATTTTCAGGATGCCGATGATGTTCCGGTCGATGTAATTCAACGCGACCGAGAAAAAAAGCAGCGCGCAGATGACCCAGCGGAAATGACCGCCGGCATGGGGGCCTGGCGAAGAGGGGCGGACGGCGTCGGGAGAGGGCATGGGAACGGTTGGCGGGGAGGATGGTTAACGCTTCGCGGGAGAAACAGGATGATGGAAAAAATGGACAGTCAGTGAAACAAGGCGGGAAGGCGAGCCCGGCGAGTGTGCAGGGGAGCGGGCGCGCAGGGCAACAGATGTCCTGCGCGCATTGTTGACCTGGGGCGCGCGACGACGGGCGGGGGCGTCGGGTTTCCCGACTTGGCGCGTTTTTCGTTTAATGGGCCGCAAAATCCAATCAAGGCGCGGCAGCGCGTAGCGCAGGCATCCCTGCCTGCTATCGCGATGGGGTCGCGCGAAGCGCGGCATTTATTTTGGGGAAAGAGATAAAGTCAGCGGCGCTTCGCGCCTTCGGTTTCGACGGCAGGCACGGATGCCTGCGCTACGCGCTGCCGCGCAAAGCTGTAATCACGCCAAAACAGATACGCGAGCCGTCCCTGCCGGTTGCGGCACCTAGGCCAGCCAGCAGGTGAAATAGGCATACACGCCGAGCACGATGCCGATGACGGCGAGCGAGCCGGCTACATCCACCCAGTTCCAGCTGGCGCGGTTTTCCGCGCGCTGCTCCGGCGTGGTGGAGCCGTAGGTGAGCCCGGCGATTTGCGCCGCGGGCGGCGGCGGCGCGAGCAGCGAAACCGCGATCACCAGCACAATGCTGAAGAGGAACAGCAGGCCGGAAAAATAATAGCCGTTGTATTGGCCTATCGAATACAGCACGCCGTCGTCGCCGAGCGCGCCGCTTTTGGCCAGCGTCTGGACCGTGAGCTTGGCCATGCCGAGGACGAAGCCGACGACGAGGCCGGCCAGCGCCCCGCGCGCATTGATGCGCCGGGAAAAGAGCCCGAGCAGGAACACCGCCGTGATCGGGGGCGCGAGGAAGCTTTGCACGTTTTGCAGGTAGTCGTAGAGCCCCGTGTTTCCTTCGGAGATTTTTTTCATGATCGGAATCCAGATGATGCCGCACACGACCACCACCACGGTGGCGAAGCGGCCCACGCGCACCTGCTTCGTCTCGCTCGCGCCGGGAAACAGCTTGTTGTAAATGTCCACGGTGAACAGCGTCGCGCACGAGTTGAAGAGCGACGCGAGCGAGGACATGAGCGCGGAGAGCAGCCCCGCGACGACGAGGCCGCGCACCCCCACCGGCAGGAGCGCCTGCACCATCGTGGCGAACACGGCGTCGCCGAGAAGCTCGCCCGAGCCGTCGTGCTTGAGCGGGATGTGAATCAGGCCCTTCTGGTGAAGCGCGTAGCCGATCATGCCCGGGATCAGGAAGATGAAAACGGGCCACAATTTCAGGAAACCGCCCCAGATCGCGCCGCGCCGCGCGTCGCGCAGGCTTTTCGCGGCGAGGGCGCGCTGCACGATGTATTGGTCGGTGCACCAATACCAGATGCCGATGACGGGAGAGGCGATCATGACTCCGAGCCAGGGAAAATTCGCGTCGGTGTTCGGGCGCCACAGCGCGAACCTGTCGGCGTTCGGTTTTACCGCTGCGACCAGTTCGTCCCAGCCGCCGAGCGCGCGCAGGCCAACCCACGATATTATAAACGAGCCGAGCAGCAGGACGAAGGTCTGCGCGACCTCCGTATAGACGACGGCGCGCATCCCGCCGAGAACCGTATAGATTCCGGTGAGCACGACCGTGGCGAGCGCGCCGATCCAGAACGCGTTTTCGGGCGAGCCGAAGGTATCGGGCAGGAGGGTCTGGAACACGAGCGCGCCGGCATAGACCGTGACGGCGACCTTGGTGAAGACGTAGGCGACGAGGCTGACGATGGAGAGCACCCAGCGCGTCTTGGTATTGAAGCGGCGTTCCAGAAACTCGGGCATCGTGAACACGCCGGCGCGGTGGTAGAACGGGACAAACACCCATGCGAAGAGGATCATGATCCACGCGTGCAGCTCCCAGTGCGCCTGCGCCATGCCGTTGTTGGCGCCGGAGCCGGCGAGCCCCACGATGTGCTCGGAGCCGATGTTGGAGGCGAAGAGCGAGCAGCCGACGACGAACCAGCCGATATGGCGCCCGGCGAGGAAATAGTCCTCCGTGCTTTTTTGCTTGAGCGAGGAACGCCAGACGATGCCCGCGATGAGGCAGAAATAAACGCCGATTATAATCCAGTCGAGTGTGGTCATGGGTGAGGGGAGGTGGGTGTATTAAGGTGGCACAGGCATAGCGGACTGCCGGCCTTCGGCCTCGAGACCTGCCTGCGCAACGATCGCATGCAATAAGGATTTCCGCACAGGGGGAATGCCCGTGCTACTTTACCGTCACGCTGGCCGACAGCGCCGGTCGGTCGGACGCGGGGCCGGCGGTGAATTGCCAGGCGCCGGGATCGACGACGTAGCTCCTTTCCTCAATGCTCCAGCGGCGCAGGCGCGCGGCAGGCACGGGAATTTCGACGGTCCTGGTTTCGCCCGCCTTCAGCGACACCCGCTTGAAGCCGGCCAACTGGCGGAGCGGCATCGGCACGGGAGGGTTCACGGCCGTGGCATAGACTTGTATCACCTCGTCGCCGTCGCGCGGGCCGGAGTTTTTTATGGTCACGCTCGCGGTGATGGTGTCGCCGGGCGCCGCGGTTTCCGGGCTGAGTTTGATCTTATCATAATCAAAGGTCGTGTAGGACAACCCGTGGCCGAAGGCATAGAGCGGCCGGTCGCTGAAATAACGATAGGTGCGGCCGGCCATGGCGTAGTCGTCGAAGGGCGGGAGCTGGCTGTCGTCCTGGTAGAAGGTGACCGGCAGCCGGCCCGCCGGGTTGGTCTCGCCAATCAACGCTTCGGCGACAGCGTCGGCGCCGCGTTGTCCGTAATACCACGCCAGCAGGACGGCGTTCGGTTTCCCCTGGTCAAAGCTGATGGCGCTGCCGCCGGTGAGGACGAGCACGGTGGGTTTGCCCAAGGCGCAGACTTTTTCGAGCAGCACGCGCTGTGTTTCCGGGAGGGCGAGGGTGAGGCGGTCGCCGCCGCTGAAGCCCTCGGCGGTCACGGTCATGGATTCGCCTTCGAGGTCGGGCGTGAGTCCGAGCGTGAGGATGATGTGTCCGGCTTGGCGCGCGGCGGCCATGGCGCGTTCGAGGGCGTCGTTGTTGCCGGGGGCGATCCAGCCGAGTTGCACGCGGCCTTTCCCGGTGAGCTGCGCGTATTCGAGGCGGATGTCGCAGGCCCGGCCGGCGTCGAGTGCGACGGTGGCGCTGAGCGGGCGCTCGGGGTCGCGACGCCAGGAGTCGATGACGCGCTTGTCGTCGATGTAGAGGCGCACGGCGCCCTCGGCGACGACGCCGAGGGTGTATTCGCCGGTCGAGGGCGGGACCATCACGCCGGTCCAGCGCAAGGAGGCGTTGGCGACGGGAATGTCGCCGGCGGGCTGGGTTTCGTCCCATTGCAAATCCACCTGCCCATGCGTGCGGGCGGCCACGAGCCGGCCCGCGAGAACCGGCTTTTTGGCGTCCTGTTTTTCATGGGCAAAAATCTCGGCGCGCAGGCCGGGCGTGGCGCGGGTGGCGTCGGTGAAGAGCACGCCCGGCGGGATGGGGTCGCCGGTGACGCGAAAGCCCTTGACGAGCGGGACGGCGGGCTCGGCGAGGACGCGGATGCCGCGTGCTTCGAATTTGGCGCGGATGCCGTCGGCGAGCGTGACTTTGCGCGAGGGGGTGCCGGCGTAGTTGCCGAGGAGGGCGGATTCCTCGAAACCGGCGGGGCCGAGGATGGCGACGGTCTTGAGTTTCGCGGGGTCAAGCGGAAGCGTGCCGTCGTTTTTGAGGAGCACGAGGCTCTGGCGCGCAGCTTCGAGCGCGAGCCGGTCGTGCGCGGGCGAATCGTTTTCGCTGATGGGGATGGCTCGGTAGGGGACGCGCTCCGGCGGGTCGAACTGGCCGAGCATGAAGCGGAGCTTGAGGAGTCGCCGCAGCGCGCGGTCGAGGTCGGCTTCGGTGACGAGCCCGCGTTTGAGGGCGTCGCCGAGCGCCTCGTAGGTGCGGCCCGAGCAGAGTTCGTTGCCCGCCTTGATCGCGAGCGCGCCGGCCTCGGCGGCGTCGGCGGCGAAGCCGTGGCCGTTGGGCCGCCAGAGGTCGGAGACGTTGTCCACGTCGCCGACGACGGCGCCGTCGAAAAGCCATTCGCCGCGCAGGATGCCGGTGAGCAAGGCGGCGTTCGCGGGGGCGGGGATGCCGTTGACGGCGTTGTAGGCGCTCATGATCGACAGCGCGCCGCCCTCGCGGATGCCGGCTTCAAAGGCGGGCAGGTAGGTTTCGCGCAAATCGCGTTCGGAGACGACGGCGTTGAACCTGTGCCGCAGGGGTTCGGGGCCGCTGTGGACGGCGAAGTGCTTCACGGTCGCGACCGTTTTCAGGTAATGCGGATCGCCGCCCTGCAGGCCGCGCACGAAGGCGACGGCGAGTTCGGCGGTGAGGAGCGGATCCTCGCCGTAGGTTTCCTGTCCCCGGCCCCAGCGGGGATCGCGAAAGATGTTTATGTTGGGCGACCAGATGGTGAGGCCCTGGTAGCGCTTCGTCGCACCGTTGTTTTTGGAGTTGGCGAGAAGGTCGTTGTTTTTGGCGCGGGCTTCGGTGGAGATGCTATCGGCAACGCGGAAGTGCAGCCCGGGATTCCATGTGGCGGCGAGGGCAATGGCTTGCGGGTAAACAGTCGCGGTGCCGTTGCGGCCGACGCCGTGGAGCGCCTCGTTCCACCAATCGTAAGCGGGGATTTCGAGTCGCGGGATGGCGGCGGAGGCCATCATGAGCTGCGAGATTTTTTCCTCAACGGTGAGACGAGAGATGAGGTCGTCGACGCGTTGCTCGACGGGAAGGTCGGGGTTGCGAAAGGCGGGCGGCATGTGGGTTTGTGTTTGTTGCGCGTGAGCAAAAGCGCACGTGATCAACGCGACAAAAACAAATGCCGGCGCAGATTTAACACAGGGGGAGGCAAACGTGAGCGTGCGCATGAGGTTTGATGACATAAAGCGCATGTTATTCGGCGACGAGCGGCGTGTCTTTGTGCGGCTTGCGGGTGCGCAGGCCGGCGGAGGAGGTTTCGGGCGCATTGCGCAGGGTGAGGGCGGGGCCGGAGTTGGTGTCGATGATCGTGTCGAGGAAGGTGATGTCGCGCGTGTTGGTGCAGGTGAATCCGCCCGCGGCCTGAATGCGCACATTGCTGAACACGATGTTCTCGATGGGCATTTCGCGGAGGCCGGTGATCGCGCCGGCGATTCTTGCGCCGCGCGCGCTGATGTTGCTGAACATGAAATTGCGGTAGCGCGGCGTGCCTTCGTCGACGGCGTGCCGGTCGTCGGCCGTGTCGCTGCCGGTGTAGAACGTCGTTATGATGAAGGGCGTGGGAACGTCCTGCATGACGATGTTGCCGACGGCGAGGCCCTCGACCACGCCGCCGCGTCCGCGTTGCGATTTGATGCGGATGCCGTTGTCGGTGCCCTGAAACACGCAATTCGTCACGGTGACGTTGCGCACGCCGCCGGACATTTCGCTGCCGATCACCACGCCGCCGTGGCCGTGATACATGACGCAGTTTGTAATGGTGACGTTTTCGGTGGGCTTGCCGATGCGGCGTCCGGCGGCGTCCTTGCCGGACTTGAGCGTCACGCAATCGTCGCCAGTGTCGATGCGGCAATTGGAGATGCGGACGTTGCCGCACGATTCGGGGTTGATGCCGTCGGTGTTGTGCGAGGCGTCGGGATCGTTGGTGATGGAGATGCCCGCGACGCGCACGAAGTCGCACAGCATGGGATGCACGGTCCACCCGGCGGAGTTTTGCAGGTTCACGTTTTCTATTAAAATATCGCGGCAGCGAAGCATGCGGATCATGTGCGGGCGGTCGCGCGAGAGCTTGGCGGCCTCGGCTTTTTGATAATCGGTGAGCGCGGGCAGTTTGTATTTTGCCGGGTTCCGCCACTCGACGCGTTTCCACCAAAGCTGTCCCTGTCCGTCGATGGTGCCGCGTCCGGTGATGGTTATGTTTTCGGCGTCCTCGGCGTAAATGAGCGAGGAGATCGCGCTGGCGCGGCCGTGTCCTCCGTCGCCCTCGCGCCAGATGTTTTCGGCGGGCGGATAGTCGTCGGGATTCACGCTGCCTAGAATCGTGGCGCCAGCTTCCATATACAAAGTAATATGGCTCTTGAGGCGGATGCTGCCCGTGTGATAACGCCCCGGAGGAACATATACAGTGCCGCCGCCCGCGGCTGCCGCGGCATCAATGGCGCGCGCGAAAGCGGCTGTGTCAAGCGTCGTGCCATCGCCGGTCGCGCCGTGATCGCGAATATTATAAAAATTACATGCATTCGGCGCGACGGATGCCGCGGGCGCGGCAAAGGCGCTCATATATAAAATGCAAAGCGCGGCGGCAAGAAGTGGGCGGAGGGAGTTTGCAAGGGTGGACATGGTGGATGCGGAGATGCGAGGGCGACTTGCGCCGGTTCGAAACGATGCAAAACGACGCAAGTCGGATGGAAGGGGCGGACGGGGTGGCACAGACAGGAAGGAGTGTCTATGCTACCTTTTTTTGCGCACGGAGCGCAGAAACGCGAGCGCGGCGAGCACGGCGAGGAACCACGGCGAGGGCGCGCCGCCGCCGCTGCCTTTGCTGGTCGGCGTGAAGGGCGGGAGGGTGCCGCTGGGCGGAAGCGTGCTGTCGTCCGCCGCGATCACCGAGAGGGTCGAAACCACGGCCGTGGCGCCGCCGAGTGTGATCCGGCGCACGGCGGTGTTGCCGATGTCGGCCACGTAAAGGTGGCTGCCCGAAACATCGAGGGCGAGCGCGGCGGGCTGGTTGAAGAGCGCGACCGAGCCGTCGCCGTCGCCCTGGCCGCTGACGCCGGGCAGGCCGGCCAGCGTCGTCACGACACCGGCGGCGGTGACGCGGCGGATGGTGTGGTTGCCGGTGTCGGCCACATAGAGGTTCGCCCCGGCGGCGTCGGCCACGATGGCCTTGGGCGAGGCGAAGAGCGCCTCGAGGCCCGTGCCGTCATCGGAGCCGTTCACACCGGGCGTGCCGGCGAGGGTGACAACCTCGTAGGGGGGCGGCTCGCGGTCGGCGCGGGCGGGGAGCGTGAGGCGGCGGATGGTGTGGTTGCCGGTGTCGGCGATGTAGAGGAACGAGCCCGAGACGGCCACCGCGCCGGGGTGATTGAAGCGGGCGGTGCCGCCGACCACGAAGGTGGTGCCGGACTCCACGAGGAGGGCGTCGCTGTCGCCGCTCTGGCCGGGCACGCCGGCGAAGGTGGCGACGGTGTTGCCGACGAAGACGCCGTTGTTGAGGGCGCGGGGGGTGAGGACGCGGATGGTGTGGTTGTTGGTGTCGGCCACGTAGGTGACACCGGTGGCGCGGTCGAAGGAGATGCCGTTGGGCGAGGCGAAGAGCGCGGCGTTGCCGATGCCGTCGCGGTTGCCGCGGGCGGCGGGGTCGCCGGCGAGGGTGAGCACGGCGAGGTCGCGGCCGACGCGGCGGACGGTGGCGTTGCCGGTGTCGGCCACGTAGAGGTTGCCCGCGGCGTCGATGGCGAGGGCGCCGGGCGAGTTGAAGGTGGACTGGCCGAAGGCGCCGTCCGCGCTGCCGGCGGCGCCGGGGATGCCGGCGTAGAGGGCGGCGGAACCGGTGGCGGTGACGCGGCGGATGATGCTGGCGGAGGCATCGGAGACATAGACGTCGCCGAAGGCGTCCACGGCCACGCCGGAGGGCCAGGCGAAGACGACCGGGGTGACGGTGACCGCGTAGGGCTCGGTGGTGACGGAGCCGGTGGGGTTGGTGACGACGAGGCGGTATTGGCCGGCCGCGCCGCCGGTGACGTTCTGGATGGTGAGCGCGCCGGTGGCCGAGCCGGAGTAGGTGTCGTTGTC
This genomic stretch from Termitidicoccus mucosus harbors:
- a CDS encoding glycoside hydrolase family 28 protein — translated: MSTLANSLRPLLAAALCILYMSAFAAPAASVAPNACNFYNIRDHGATGDGTTLDTAAFARAIDAAAAAGGGTVYVPPGRYHTGSIRLKSHITLYMEAGATILGSVNPDDYPPAENIWREGDGGHGRASAISSLIYAEDAENITITGRGTIDGQGQLWWKRVEWRNPAKYKLPALTDYQKAEAAKLSRDRPHMIRMLRCRDILIENVNLQNSAGWTVHPMLCDFVRVAGISITNDPDASHNTDGINPESCGNVRISNCRIDTGDDCVTLKSGKDAAGRRIGKPTENVTITNCVMYHGHGGVVIGSEMSGGVRNVTVTNCVFQGTDNGIRIKSQRGRGGVVEGLAVGNIVMQDVPTPFIITTFYTGSDTADDRHAVDEGTPRYRNFMFSNISARGARIAGAITGLREMPIENIVFSNVRIQAAGGFTCTNTRDITFLDTIIDTNSGPALTLRNAPETSSAGLRTRKPHKDTPLVAE
- a CDS encoding sodium:solute symporter → MTTLDWIIIGVYFCLIAGIVWRSSLKQKSTEDYFLAGRHIGWFVVGCSLFASNIGSEHIVGLAGSGANNGMAQAHWELHAWIMILFAWVFVPFYHRAGVFTMPEFLERRFNTKTRWVLSIVSLVAYVFTKVAVTVYAGALVFQTLLPDTFGSPENAFWIGALATVVLTGIYTVLGGMRAVVYTEVAQTFVLLLGSFIISWVGLRALGGWDELVAAVKPNADRFALWRPNTDANFPWLGVMIASPVIGIWYWCTDQYIVQRALAAKSLRDARRGAIWGGFLKLWPVFIFLIPGMIGYALHQKGLIHIPLKHDGSGELLGDAVFATMVQALLPVGVRGLVVAGLLSALMSSLASLFNSCATLFTVDIYNKLFPGASETKQVRVGRFATVVVVVCGIIWIPIMKKISEGNTGLYDYLQNVQSFLAPPITAVFLLGLFSRRINARGALAGLVVGFVLGMAKLTVQTLAKSGALGDDGVLYSIGQYNGYYFSGLLFLFSIVLVIAVSLLAPPPPAAQIAGLTYGSTTPEQRAENRASWNWVDVAGSLAVIGIVLGVYAYFTCWLA
- a CDS encoding glycoside hydrolase family 3 C-terminal domain-containing protein, translating into MPPAFRNPDLPVEQRVDDLISRLTVEEKISQLMMASAAIPRLEIPAYDWWNEALHGVGRNGTATVYPQAIALAATWNPGLHFRVADSISTEARAKNNDLLANSKNNGATKRYQGLTIWSPNINIFRDPRWGRGQETYGEDPLLTAELAVAFVRGLQGGDPHYLKTVATVKHFAVHSGPEPLRHRFNAVVSERDLRETYLPAFEAGIREGGALSIMSAYNAVNGIPAPANAALLTGILRGEWLFDGAVVGDVDNVSDLWRPNGHGFAADAAEAGALAIKAGNELCSGRTYEALGDALKRGLVTEADLDRALRRLLKLRFMLGQFDPPERVPYRAIPISENDSPAHDRLALEAARQSLVLLKNDGTLPLDPAKLKTVAILGPAGFEESALLGNYAGTPSRKVTLADGIRAKFEARGIRVLAEPAVPLVKGFRVTGDPIPPGVLFTDATRATPGLRAEIFAHEKQDAKKPVLAGRLVAARTHGQVDLQWDETQPAGDIPVANASLRWTGVMVPPSTGEYTLGVVAEGAVRLYIDDKRVIDSWRRDPERPLSATVALDAGRACDIRLEYAQLTGKGRVQLGWIAPGNNDALERAMAAARQAGHIILTLGLTPDLEGESMTVTAEGFSGGDRLTLALPETQRVLLEKVCALGKPTVLVLTGGSAISFDQGKPNAVLLAWYYGQRGADAVAEALIGETNPAGRLPVTFYQDDSQLPPFDDYAMAGRTYRYFSDRPLYAFGHGLSYTTFDYDKIKLSPETAAPGDTITASVTIKNSGPRDGDEVIQVYATAVNPPVPMPLRQLAGFKRVSLKAGETRTVEIPVPAARLRRWSIEERSYVVDPGAWQFTAGPASDRPALSASVTVK